A window of Rufibacter sp. LB8 contains these coding sequences:
- a CDS encoding sodium:solute symporter family protein, with amino-acid sequence MLIFFVLLYLLGNVFLGLWAARRVRNTADYLLAGRRLPLSMATAVVFATWFGSETILGSSAEVAKEGLIGMVEDPLGAALCLVLVGVFFAKKLYRMNLLTFGDFYRVKFGRSAEVVASFCLVISYFGWVAAQMVALGIAFNLLLGTTLTQGILLGSGLVVLYTYNGGMWSVSVTDFVQTIMIILGLLVITWWVTRLKPWAQVEATLPADFYRITPKTGTSFTGWLNYLALWMTIGLGSIPQQDVFQRVMSSKSERVAVMASLLAALLYVTVALLPLVLALYAKVLHPEVLAKDAQMLVPSLILGSSPVVIQVLFFGALISAIISTASGAMLAPASILSENLIKPFLKDVSDKKLLALSRMSVLVVAVISLGFALSKNNIHELVSESSALSLVSLLVPLVVGVYLKRASAAGAILSMVLGMAVWLFCRITGTEVEPMWYGLGGSVMGYLAGMFAFPSPKKEMIKAQ; translated from the coding sequence ATGCTGATTTTCTTTGTTCTCCTGTACTTGCTAGGCAACGTGTTCCTGGGTTTGTGGGCCGCACGGCGGGTGCGCAACACGGCAGACTATTTGTTGGCCGGCCGAAGGTTGCCTTTGTCCATGGCCACGGCGGTGGTGTTTGCTACGTGGTTCGGGTCTGAGACAATTTTGGGTTCCAGTGCTGAGGTGGCCAAAGAGGGCTTGATAGGCATGGTGGAAGACCCGCTGGGCGCCGCGCTGTGCCTGGTGCTGGTGGGTGTTTTCTTCGCCAAGAAGTTGTATAGAATGAACCTGCTCACCTTCGGGGATTTTTACCGCGTCAAATTTGGGCGTTCCGCCGAGGTGGTGGCTTCTTTCTGTCTGGTCATTTCCTACTTTGGCTGGGTGGCGGCGCAGATGGTGGCGCTGGGCATTGCGTTCAACCTGCTGCTGGGTACCACGCTCACGCAAGGCATTCTGCTGGGCAGCGGGCTTGTGGTGCTGTACACGTATAATGGAGGCATGTGGAGCGTGAGCGTGACAGATTTCGTGCAGACCATCATGATCATTCTGGGCTTGTTGGTCATTACCTGGTGGGTCACGCGCCTGAAACCTTGGGCACAAGTAGAAGCCACGCTCCCCGCCGATTTTTACCGAATTACCCCTAAAACGGGTACTTCTTTCACGGGCTGGTTGAACTACCTGGCCCTCTGGATGACCATTGGCCTGGGTTCCATTCCGCAGCAAGATGTTTTCCAGCGGGTTATGTCCTCAAAGTCTGAACGCGTGGCGGTGATGGCGTCTCTGCTGGCGGCTTTGCTGTACGTGACTGTGGCGCTGTTACCCCTGGTGCTGGCCCTGTATGCCAAAGTGCTGCACCCAGAAGTACTGGCCAAAGATGCGCAGATGTTGGTGCCCAGTTTGATTTTAGGTTCCAGTCCGGTAGTAATTCAAGTGCTGTTCTTCGGGGCGTTGATTTCTGCCATCATCAGTACGGCCAGCGGCGCCATGTTGGCCCCGGCGTCTATTCTCAGCGAAAACCTGATCAAGCCGTTCCTGAAAGATGTCTCAGATAAGAAACTGCTGGCGCTTTCCCGCATGAGTGTGTTGGTGGTGGCGGTTATTTCCCTGGGCTTCGCGCTTTCCAAAAACAACATACATGAACTGGTGAGCGAGTCCTCGGCGCTGAGTTTGGTGAGTCTGCTGGTTCCGTTGGTGGTGGGAGTGTATTTGAAACGGGCATCGGCGGCAGGCGCCATTCTGTCTATGGTGCTGGGCATGGCGGTCTGGCTTTTCTGTAGGATAACCGGCACCGAAGTAGAACCCATGTGGTATGGCCTGGGCGGGAGCGTGATGGGGTATTTGGCGGGAATGTTTGCTTTTCCTTCCCCTAAAAAAGAAATGATCAAAGCCCAGTAA
- a CDS encoding pitrilysin family protein, with translation MFSKKHFFVAAAAAMLSSTAVQAQKVEFTEYDLPNGLHVILHQDKSAPVVAVSVMYHVGSKNEQVGRSGFAHFFEHLLFEGSENIKRGEFMKLVSSNGGQNNANTSHDRTFYYEVFPSNQLKLGLWLESERMLHPVINEIGVKTQNEVVKEEKRLRIDNSPYGKFADAIFKNIFTKHPYRWQPIGSMEDLDAATLGEFQAFFKKYYVPSNAVLSIAGDIDIAQTKELVASYFGAVPKGEPVVYQKIQEAPITQMKIDTAYDSNIQIPAIMAAYRVPGMTEKDSKTMEMISSILSGGASSKLYKKMVDEKKNALQVAAFNFALEDYGAYITLALPNNNTPLNTLLADIDAEVANLQNNLISEDDYKKIQNQFENNYVTANSSMLGVAENLAAGYTFHNKNTNNINQELDKIRSITRQDIQAAAKKYLQPNSRVVLYYLPTSAKAAK, from the coding sequence ATGTTTTCAAAGAAGCATTTTTTCGTTGCGGCGGCAGCGGCCATGCTCTCCTCTACGGCGGTGCAAGCCCAGAAAGTAGAGTTCACCGAGTATGATTTACCCAATGGCTTACACGTGATTCTGCACCAGGACAAGTCTGCCCCCGTGGTGGCGGTGTCGGTGATGTACCACGTGGGCTCTAAAAACGAACAAGTGGGCCGCTCTGGCTTCGCGCACTTTTTTGAGCACTTGTTGTTTGAAGGTTCTGAGAACATCAAGCGCGGCGAATTCATGAAACTGGTGTCCAGCAACGGTGGCCAGAACAATGCCAACACCTCACATGACCGCACGTTTTACTATGAAGTTTTCCCCAGCAACCAACTCAAATTGGGTTTGTGGCTGGAGAGCGAGCGCATGCTACACCCGGTTATCAATGAAATTGGCGTAAAAACCCAGAACGAAGTAGTGAAGGAAGAAAAGCGCCTGCGCATTGACAACAGCCCGTACGGCAAGTTCGCAGATGCCATCTTCAAGAATATCTTCACCAAACACCCGTACCGCTGGCAGCCCATAGGCTCAATGGAAGACCTGGACGCGGCTACCTTAGGCGAGTTTCAGGCGTTCTTCAAGAAATATTACGTGCCTAGTAACGCTGTGCTTTCCATTGCCGGCGACATTGATATTGCCCAAACCAAAGAACTGGTGGCCTCCTACTTTGGCGCAGTGCCGAAAGGCGAGCCGGTAGTGTACCAGAAAATTCAGGAAGCGCCTATCACCCAAATGAAGATAGACACAGCCTATGATTCCAACATCCAGATTCCGGCCATTATGGCGGCGTACCGGGTGCCGGGCATGACGGAGAAAGACTCCAAAACCATGGAAATGATTTCCAGCATTCTTTCTGGCGGGGCCAGCTCCAAGCTCTACAAGAAAATGGTAGATGAGAAGAAAAACGCCTTGCAGGTGGCAGCCTTCAACTTTGCCTTAGAAGATTACGGCGCGTACATTACCCTGGCTTTGCCGAACAACAACACCCCGTTGAACACACTTCTGGCCGACATTGACGCCGAGGTGGCCAACCTGCAGAACAACCTGATCTCTGAGGATGACTACAAGAAAATCCAGAATCAGTTTGAGAACAACTACGTGACGGCCAATTCCTCTATGTTGGGCGTGGCCGAGAATCTGGCGGCGGGCTACACGTTCCACAACAAGAACACCAACAACATTAACCAGGAACTGGACAAGATCAGAAGCATTACCCGCCAAGACATTCAGGCAGCGGCCAAAAAGTACCTGCAGCCTAACTCCCGCGTGGTGTTGTATTATCTGCCCACCTCCGCCAAAGCAGCCAAGTAA
- a CDS encoding insulinase family protein: protein MKKYILIAASAFLFLQAEAQVKIDRSKKPAPGPAPTITIQDPTTFKLANGITVLVVEDHKLPRVSASYFIDAGPIREGAKAGVVSLMGQMLNEGTKDMTKAQFDEAVDKMGAEVGLSASGGSAAALTRYFPQAFALMGKGLKNPAFTQESFDKLKTQTLTGLKSNEKNVKAVSGRVISALAYGKNHPNGEFITEESIKSLTLADIKAAYAKYITPSRGYLTIIGDIKPAEAKKLAEQVFNDLKGPKLTLPTLAAVPNPAKTEINVVDMSNAVQSEITVTNLVELKMNNPDYFPVLLANQILGGGSESRLFNTLREKRGFTYGAYSNIGAGRFQTSFSASASVRTAKTDSAVVEFMNEINKLRSTKVSDEELASAKALYNGSFALGLENKGRTAGFARNILINDLPKDFYRTYLQKINAVTKEDIQRVAQKYFNSNNTRVVVVGNTAEMLDGLKKLNYPVKQYDAFANPVVAGAASAAVTNVKAADIFNNYIKVSGGEAELKKVKTILANMTMSTQGANLAVEAKYMAPNFEAMTMSMGGNPVIKSRFNGTAGYQEQMGQRKDMTPAEIKEKADVTGLFEQLDYVKNPAFKAEVKGMEKVGGSEAYKVVITYPSGKVKTEFYDVASKLLVKTEESVTTNNMTVNQAVEYSDYRKVGTIMYPYSQIMTVNAGGQQQVLEMKTQTIKLNEGVTAADFN from the coding sequence ATGAAGAAATATATTTTGATCGCCGCCAGTGCTTTCCTGTTTTTGCAGGCAGAGGCGCAGGTAAAAATTGACAGATCCAAGAAACCGGCCCCCGGCCCGGCCCCAACTATTACTATTCAAGACCCTACCACCTTTAAACTGGCTAACGGTATTACAGTGTTGGTGGTGGAAGACCACAAACTGCCCCGCGTGTCAGCGTCTTATTTCATTGATGCCGGCCCCATTAGAGAAGGCGCCAAGGCAGGCGTGGTGAGCTTGATGGGCCAGATGCTCAACGAAGGCACCAAAGACATGACCAAGGCTCAGTTTGACGAAGCCGTGGACAAAATGGGCGCCGAAGTGGGCCTGTCAGCCTCCGGTGGAAGCGCCGCCGCCTTGACCCGCTATTTCCCGCAGGCGTTCGCGCTGATGGGCAAAGGCCTCAAAAACCCGGCATTCACCCAAGAATCGTTTGACAAGTTAAAGACCCAGACCCTTACCGGCCTGAAAAGCAACGAGAAAAACGTGAAAGCGGTTTCTGGTCGCGTGATCAGCGCCTTGGCCTATGGCAAGAACCACCCCAACGGCGAGTTCATCACCGAGGAAAGCATCAAAAGCCTGACCCTAGCCGATATCAAGGCCGCCTACGCCAAGTACATCACACCGTCGCGCGGCTACCTCACCATCATCGGGGACATTAAACCGGCAGAAGCCAAGAAACTGGCTGAGCAGGTGTTCAATGACCTGAAAGGCCCAAAATTGACCTTGCCTACTTTGGCCGCAGTGCCAAACCCCGCCAAAACCGAAATCAACGTGGTAGACATGTCCAATGCGGTGCAGTCTGAGATCACGGTGACCAACCTGGTGGAATTGAAGATGAACAACCCAGACTATTTCCCGGTGTTGCTGGCTAACCAGATTCTGGGCGGCGGTTCTGAAAGCCGTTTGTTCAATACCCTCAGAGAGAAGCGCGGGTTTACCTACGGGGCCTACTCAAACATAGGAGCCGGCCGTTTCCAGACTTCTTTTTCGGCCTCTGCCTCTGTGCGTACCGCCAAAACAGACAGCGCCGTGGTGGAATTCATGAACGAAATCAACAAGCTTAGATCCACCAAAGTCTCTGATGAAGAATTGGCCAGCGCCAAAGCCCTGTACAACGGCTCGTTTGCCCTGGGTCTGGAGAACAAGGGCCGCACCGCCGGTTTTGCCCGCAATATCTTGATCAATGACCTGCCCAAAGACTTCTACCGCACGTATCTGCAGAAAATCAACGCCGTGACCAAAGAAGACATTCAGCGCGTGGCGCAGAAGTATTTCAACAGCAACAACACCCGCGTGGTGGTGGTGGGTAACACCGCTGAAATGCTGGACGGCCTCAAGAAACTGAACTACCCGGTTAAGCAGTATGATGCCTTCGCCAACCCGGTGGTGGCCGGTGCCGCTTCTGCAGCCGTGACCAACGTAAAAGCGGCCGATATTTTCAACAACTACATCAAAGTATCTGGTGGTGAAGCCGAACTTAAAAAAGTGAAGACCATTCTGGCCAACATGACCATGAGCACCCAGGGCGCCAATCTGGCCGTGGAAGCCAAGTACATGGCCCCCAACTTTGAAGCCATGACCATGTCTATGGGCGGCAACCCGGTAATCAAATCTCGTTTTAACGGCACCGCCGGCTACCAGGAGCAAATGGGCCAACGCAAAGACATGACCCCGGCAGAAATCAAAGAAAAAGCCGATGTCACCGGTCTGTTTGAGCAACTAGACTACGTGAAGAACCCCGCGTTCAAAGCCGAAGTGAAAGGCATGGAGAAAGTAGGCGGTTCAGAGGCCTACAAAGTAGTGATCACCTACCCATCAGGGAAAGTGAAGACTGAATTCTATGACGTGGCCAGCAAACTTCTGGTGAAAACCGAGGAATCTGTGACCACCAACAACATGACCGTAAACCAGGCAGTGGAATACAGCGACTACCGCAAAGTAGGCACCATCATGTACCCGTATTCGCAGATCATGACGGTGAACGCCGGTGGCCAACAGCAGGTGCTGGAAATGAAAACGCAAACCATTAAACTGAACGAAGGCGTGACCGCCGCAGACTTCAACTAA
- a CDS encoding NADP-dependent oxidoreductase, whose protein sequence is MEVTQIVLANRPKGNPTKENFRFEKIELPALKEGQVLLEPQFFSVDPYMRGRMNDAKSYTPPFQVDAPLEGGVVAKVVESKSEALQPGDVVLGALPWATQSVADAKKLQKIDTSLAPASYYLGILGMPGLTAYFGLLDIGQPKEGETVVVSGAAGAVGMVVGQIAKLKGCRVVGLAGSDEKAELLKKEFGYDEVINYKTTQDLRADLKAACPNGVVIYFDNVGGEITDAVITLINFHARLAICGQISHYNDEKPQQGPRFLPLVLTRSALIKGFIVSNYHARFPEAMQQLGAWVKEGKLHYQETILQGFDQLPDAFLGLFTGQNQGKMLVKV, encoded by the coding sequence ATGGAAGTAACACAGATAGTCTTGGCCAACCGGCCGAAAGGAAACCCCACCAAAGAGAATTTTAGGTTTGAGAAAATAGAATTGCCCGCCCTGAAGGAGGGCCAAGTATTGCTGGAGCCGCAGTTTTTCTCCGTTGACCCCTACATGCGCGGCCGCATGAACGATGCCAAATCCTACACGCCCCCGTTCCAGGTAGACGCGCCCCTGGAAGGCGGGGTAGTAGCCAAAGTAGTGGAATCAAAGAGCGAAGCCCTGCAACCCGGCGATGTGGTGCTGGGCGCCTTGCCTTGGGCCACCCAATCCGTTGCCGACGCGAAGAAACTCCAGAAAATAGACACCAGTCTTGCCCCCGCCAGCTACTACTTAGGAATTCTGGGCATGCCCGGCTTAACTGCCTATTTCGGGTTGCTGGACATCGGGCAGCCGAAGGAAGGCGAAACAGTAGTAGTGTCTGGGGCGGCCGGGGCCGTGGGCATGGTGGTCGGGCAGATTGCCAAGCTCAAAGGTTGCCGCGTGGTAGGTTTGGCGGGCTCAGATGAAAAAGCTGAGCTGCTGAAAAAGGAATTCGGCTACGACGAGGTCATCAACTACAAAACCACCCAAGACCTGCGCGCCGACCTCAAAGCCGCCTGCCCCAACGGCGTGGTTATCTATTTTGACAACGTGGGTGGTGAAATCACCGATGCCGTTATCACCCTCATTAACTTCCACGCCCGTCTGGCCATCTGCGGCCAGATCTCCCATTACAACGACGAAAAACCCCAGCAGGGCCCCCGGTTCCTGCCACTGGTGCTCACCCGCAGCGCGCTCATCAAAGGCTTTATCGTGAGCAACTACCACGCCCGCTTCCCCGAGGCCATGCAGCAGTTAGGCGCCTGGGTCAAAGAAGGCAAACTCCACTATCAGGAAACCATTCTGCAAGGCTTTGACCAACTTCCTGATGCTTTTCTGGGTTTGTTCACCGGCCAGAACCAGGGCAAGATGCTGGTAAAGGTGTAA
- the argH gene encoding argininosuccinate lyase — protein MKLWQKETSVAQNVEKFTVGKDAEMDLQLAPFDVLGSLAHTRMLESIGLMEPEDLAAVQRELKEIYKSIERGEFEIEPGVEDVHSQVELLLTRRLGEAGKKIHSGRSRNDQVLVDLKLFIRHEIRQTVEAVNTLFTTLQELSEKNKDMLLPGYTHLQVAMPSSFGLWFGAYAESLVDDLQLLQAAYKISNKNPLGSAAGYGSSFPLNRQMTTDLLGFEALNYNVVYAQMGRGKTERSVSMGLASIASTVGRMAMDVCLYMSQNFAFVTLPDELTTGSSIMPHKKNPDVFEIMRGKCNRLQALPTEIQMLLGNLPSGYHRELQLLKESFFPAFIEIRNCLEMMTFMLPHLKLNPDILKDEKYQYLFSVEVVNNQVLSGVPFRDAYKNVGLAIEKGEFARPEEIKHTHEGSIGNLCTSEIKGLMDEVLQGFQFEKVDKAIKELLA, from the coding sequence ATGAAACTCTGGCAAAAAGAAACCTCCGTAGCGCAGAACGTTGAGAAATTCACCGTAGGCAAAGACGCCGAAATGGACCTGCAACTGGCTCCTTTTGATGTGCTGGGCTCGCTGGCGCACACGCGCATGCTGGAGAGCATCGGGCTCATGGAGCCGGAAGACCTGGCCGCCGTGCAGCGCGAACTCAAGGAAATCTACAAAAGCATTGAGCGCGGTGAGTTCGAGATAGAGCCGGGCGTGGAAGACGTGCACAGCCAGGTAGAACTTTTGCTCACGCGTCGCCTCGGCGAAGCCGGCAAGAAAATACACAGCGGACGTTCCCGCAACGACCAGGTGCTGGTGGACCTGAAACTGTTCATCCGCCATGAAATCCGGCAGACCGTGGAGGCGGTGAACACGCTGTTTACCACTTTGCAGGAGCTGAGCGAAAAGAACAAAGACATGCTATTGCCCGGTTACACGCACTTACAGGTGGCCATGCCGTCTTCGTTTGGGTTGTGGTTTGGGGCTTACGCCGAAAGTCTGGTAGATGACCTGCAACTCCTGCAAGCGGCATATAAAATCAGCAACAAGAACCCGCTGGGCTCGGCGGCGGGGTACGGAAGTTCCTTCCCGCTCAACCGCCAGATGACGACGGATTTACTGGGCTTCGAGGCGCTGAACTACAACGTGGTGTACGCGCAGATGGGCCGCGGCAAGACCGAGCGCAGCGTGAGCATGGGCTTGGCTTCTATTGCGAGTACCGTGGGCCGCATGGCCATGGACGTGTGCCTGTACATGAGCCAGAACTTCGCCTTCGTGACGCTGCCAGATGAACTGACTACCGGTTCCAGCATCATGCCGCACAAGAAAAACCCCGACGTGTTTGAAATCATGCGCGGCAAGTGCAACCGCCTGCAGGCCCTTCCCACCGAGATTCAGATGCTGCTGGGCAACCTGCCCTCCGGCTACCACCGCGAATTGCAATTGCTCAAAGAAAGCTTCTTCCCGGCCTTCATAGAAATCAGGAACTGCCTGGAGATGATGACCTTCATGCTCCCGCACCTGAAGCTGAACCCAGACATCCTAAAAGACGAGAAATACCAGTACCTCTTCAGCGTGGAAGTGGTGAACAACCAAGTACTGAGCGGCGTGCCGTTCAGAGATGCTTACAAAAACGTGGGTCTCGCCATTGAGAAAGGCGAATTTGCTCGCCCAGAAGAAATAAAGCACACCCATGAAGGCAGTATTGGCAATTTGTGCACCTCGGAGATTAAAGGGTTAATGGATGAGGTGTTGCAGGGCTTCCAGTTTGAGAAAGTGGATAAAGCGATAAAAGAGTTGCTGGCGTAG
- a CDS encoding M20 family metallo-hydrolase: protein MTNTLYQDALALLQQLISIQSFSREEAETAEAIAQFLQARGVEIHRKENNVWAFNRHYNPALPTVLLNSHHDTVKPHPSWTFDPFTPTVLDGKLYGLGSNDAGGCLVSLIATFLHFYERQDLKYNLVLAATAEEEISGRNGIELIYPELGAVEFAIVGEPTQMHLAVAEKGLMVLDCVVKGQGGHAAREEGVNAIYEALPDIEWFRTFRFPKESSFLGPVKMSVTVIQAGSQHNVVPDQCKFTVDVRMTDAYQPEEVFGIIREHVKSEVTPRSTRLRPSSIDREHPIVLSGVKLGRNLYGSPTTSDQALLNIPSLKIGPGDSARSHTADEFIYLSELEEGIALYIQLLTPVITA, encoded by the coding sequence ATGACCAACACTTTGTATCAAGACGCCCTCGCGTTACTCCAGCAATTAATTTCCATCCAGTCTTTCAGCCGTGAGGAGGCGGAGACGGCTGAGGCCATTGCGCAGTTCCTCCAGGCGCGGGGCGTGGAAATTCACCGGAAGGAAAATAACGTCTGGGCCTTTAACCGGCACTACAACCCTGCTTTACCCACGGTGCTGCTGAATTCACACCATGATACTGTGAAGCCGCACCCCAGCTGGACGTTTGACCCGTTCACGCCCACCGTGCTGGATGGCAAACTTTATGGCCTGGGCAGCAATGACGCGGGCGGGTGTCTGGTTTCCTTGATAGCCACCTTTCTGCATTTCTATGAGCGGCAGGATTTGAAGTATAACTTGGTGCTGGCGGCTACCGCCGAAGAGGAAATATCTGGCAGAAACGGTATTGAGCTAATCTATCCGGAGTTGGGCGCGGTGGAGTTTGCGATTGTGGGAGAGCCTACGCAGATGCATTTGGCCGTCGCCGAAAAAGGCTTGATGGTGCTGGATTGCGTGGTTAAAGGCCAGGGCGGCCATGCAGCCCGCGAGGAAGGCGTGAATGCTATCTATGAGGCGCTGCCTGATATAGAATGGTTCCGCACATTCCGCTTCCCGAAGGAGTCTAGCTTTCTAGGACCAGTGAAAATGAGCGTGACCGTGATTCAGGCCGGTTCACAGCACAACGTGGTGCCTGACCAATGCAAATTCACCGTGGATGTGCGGATGACCGATGCCTACCAGCCCGAGGAAGTGTTTGGCATCATTCGGGAGCACGTGAAGAGTGAGGTGACGCCCAGGTCTACCCGTTTGAGGCCCTCGTCCATTGACCGGGAGCATCCCATCGTGCTGTCGGGTGTAAAGCTGGGAAGGAACCTGTACGGTTCCCCTACCACCTCAGACCAGGCGCTGCTGAACATTCCTTCTTTGAAGATTGGCCCCGGCGACTCGGCGCGGTCGCATACCGCCGACGAATTTATTTACCTTTCCGAACTGGAAGAGGGCATTGCCCTTTACATACAATTATTGACACCCGTAATTACCGCTTAG
- the proC gene encoding pyrroline-5-carboxylate reductase codes for MSEQYKKIAILGGGNMGIALAKGMVAAGKYRAEDITLTRRNTKLLDAMVAQGYRASSNNALAVAEADIIVLSILPQQLDSVLDNISESIDPSRHLFISIVTGVAVTDIITRIGKVVEVVRAMPNTAIAIQESMTCIASKNASPENMALVKEIFSAVGETVEIEEELMSSATALVACGIAFFLRSIRAAAQGGTEIGFHAGDALRMAAQTAKGAASLLLHFGSHPENEIDKVTSPKGCTIAGLNEMEHNGFSSAMIKGIKTSAQKAEKLYTDEK; via the coding sequence ATGAGTGAACAGTACAAGAAAATAGCCATTCTGGGCGGCGGAAACATGGGAATCGCGCTGGCGAAGGGCATGGTGGCCGCCGGGAAATACCGCGCCGAAGACATCACCCTTACCCGCCGCAACACCAAGCTGTTAGACGCAATGGTGGCGCAAGGCTACCGCGCCTCCAGCAACAACGCGCTGGCCGTGGCCGAAGCCGACATCATCGTGCTCAGCATTCTTCCGCAACAACTGGACAGCGTGCTAGACAACATATCCGAGAGCATCGACCCCAGCCGGCACCTGTTCATTTCCATTGTGACCGGCGTGGCCGTGACGGATATTATCACGCGCATAGGCAAAGTGGTGGAAGTGGTGCGCGCCATGCCCAACACCGCCATCGCCATTCAGGAGTCTATGACGTGTATCGCCAGCAAAAATGCCTCGCCAGAGAACATGGCCTTGGTGAAGGAAATCTTCTCGGCCGTGGGCGAAACCGTGGAGATTGAGGAAGAACTGATGTCCTCAGCGACGGCCTTGGTGGCTTGCGGCATCGCGTTTTTTCTGCGCTCCATAAGAGCGGCGGCCCAGGGCGGCACCGAGATTGGTTTCCACGCCGGTGATGCGCTGCGCATGGCAGCCCAGACGGCCAAAGGCGCCGCTTCCCTCCTGCTACACTTCGGCAGCCACCCCGAGAACGAGATTGACAAAGTGACCTCGCCCAAAGGCTGCACCATTGCCGGCCTCAATGAAATGGAGCACAACGGCTTCAGTTCCGCCATGATTAAAGGCATCAAAACCTCGGCCCAAAAAGCGGAGAAGTTGTATACGGATGAAAAGTAG
- the argB gene encoding acetylglutamate kinase, translated as MQKLNVIKIGGNVLDNADNLERFLTDFALLPGLKVLVHGGGVIASEIGKKMGMEPILINGRRVTDANTLHLVTMVYGGLLNKNLVAQLQARRCNALGLTGADANVIPAHKRPVKDIDYGFVGDVESPEQVNITFLASLAEQGIVPVFAALTHDGEGNMLNTNADTIASTLAVALSQNFEVNLVYSFEKKGVLLDVEDETSVIPHLQPDYYAELKEKGAIFAGMLPKLDNAFVALEAGVNAVIIGHAADIQDIAAGGNAGTRITL; from the coding sequence ATGCAGAAATTAAACGTCATTAAAATCGGCGGCAACGTTTTGGACAACGCAGATAACCTGGAGCGGTTCCTGACCGACTTCGCGCTCCTGCCCGGCCTGAAGGTGCTGGTGCACGGCGGTGGGGTCATCGCTTCTGAAATTGGCAAGAAAATGGGCATGGAACCCATCCTGATTAACGGCCGCCGGGTCACCGACGCGAACACCCTGCATCTGGTGACCATGGTGTATGGTGGCTTACTGAACAAGAACCTGGTGGCTCAATTGCAGGCCCGGCGCTGCAACGCACTGGGGCTCACCGGCGCTGATGCCAACGTCATCCCCGCCCACAAGCGCCCCGTAAAAGACATTGACTATGGTTTCGTAGGTGATGTGGAAAGTCCTGAGCAGGTGAACATCACGTTTTTGGCGTCATTGGCAGAACAAGGCATTGTGCCGGTGTTCGCGGCCCTCACCCATGACGGCGAAGGCAACATGCTCAACACCAACGCAGACACCATCGCCTCTACCCTGGCCGTGGCCTTGAGCCAGAATTTTGAGGTGAACTTGGTGTACAGTTTCGAGAAGAAAGGCGTGCTCCTGGATGTGGAGGACGAAACCAGCGTGATTCCCCACCTACAACCCGACTACTACGCCGAGCTGAAAGAAAAAGGCGCCATCTTCGCGGGCATGCTTCCTAAGCTGGACAATGCGTTTGTTGCACTTGAGGCAGGCGTAAACGCCGTCATCATCGGCCACGCCGCCGATATTCAGGACATCGCCGCAGGCGGAAATGCGGGCACGAGGATTACGCTTTAG
- a CDS encoding acetylornithine carbamoyltransferase, producing MKQFTSVHDVEDLNSLVLEALALKQNPYAFEHLGKRKTLGLIFLNPSLRTRLSTQKAAQSLGMNVMVMNMGQEGWALETQDGAIMNGTTVEHIKDAAAVMGQYCDVLGLRSFPKLQNVVEDYSEEILKKFIQYAKVPFVSLESATRHPLQSLADLVTITEHAPQGRRPKVVLTWGPHVKALPQAVPNSFAEWMCAADVDFVITHPEGYELDPQFTNGATITYNQAEALEGADFIYVKNWSTYQPNYGAVLTQDASWMLTNQHLAPTNNAKVMHCLPVRRNVELSDEILDGPNSLVVNEAANREFAAQAVLKRLLEGIQ from the coding sequence ATGAAGCAATTCACTTCCGTCCACGACGTAGAAGACCTAAACAGCCTGGTGCTGGAAGCGCTGGCGCTGAAGCAGAACCCATATGCGTTTGAGCACCTGGGCAAGCGCAAGACGCTGGGCCTTATTTTCCTGAACCCCAGCTTGCGCACCCGCCTCAGCACGCAGAAAGCGGCGCAGAGTTTAGGCATGAACGTGATGGTCATGAACATGGGCCAGGAAGGCTGGGCGCTGGAAACCCAGGATGGGGCCATTATGAACGGCACCACCGTGGAGCACATCAAAGATGCCGCCGCCGTGATGGGCCAGTACTGCGATGTGCTGGGCCTCCGCTCCTTCCCCAAACTGCAGAACGTGGTCGAAGATTACTCGGAGGAAATTCTGAAGAAGTTCATCCAATACGCCAAGGTGCCCTTCGTTAGCCTGGAATCGGCCACGCGTCACCCCTTGCAAAGCCTCGCTGATTTGGTCACCATCACAGAGCATGCCCCGCAAGGCCGTCGGCCGAAGGTGGTCTTGACCTGGGGACCGCACGTGAAAGCCTTGCCGCAGGCGGTACCTAACTCGTTTGCCGAGTGGATGTGTGCCGCTGACGTGGATTTCGTGATTACGCACCCCGAAGGCTACGAACTGGACCCGCAGTTCACCAACGGCGCCACCATCACCTATAATCAAGCGGAAGCGCTAGAAGGTGCCGATTTCATTTACGTAAAGAACTGGTCCACGTACCAGCCCAACTACGGTGCCGTGCTCACCCAAGACGCCAGTTGGATGCTCACCAATCAGCACCTGGCGCCCACCAACAACGCCAAAGTGATGCATTGCCTCCCCGTGCGCCGCAACGTGGAACTCAGCGACGAAATCCTGGACGGCCCGAACTCTTTAGTGGTCAACGAAGCCGCCAACAGGGAATTCGCCGCGCAGGCGGTGCTGAAGCGGTTGCTGGAAGGGATTCAGTAA